A region of Corvus cornix cornix isolate S_Up_H32 chromosome 3, ASM73873v5, whole genome shotgun sequence DNA encodes the following proteins:
- the IL20RA gene encoding interleukin-20 receptor subunit alpha isoform X4, with the protein MCAQTACAFIVYAKIDPPMVSVSSTDKSISIVLTAPEKWKRSPEEESVSLLQVYPGLQYNVSVLNKKTRKRWFFSINNNTLVVPWLEPGTAYCVSAQIHVTTPVLDSSFSKEHCIATLRDKTEDETITITFGYVMPTMLALLFISVICYCVHKYIHIHKQKHPTNLVWQYTDKCKERVFIPSEKIVLNLITVNGDDCKESSRLSERKSPQYCAVYSATEGKDLPSKQLLKAKYLLGISHEEISLKEDTLVEGDQTGHWTSHGQSGTQNTWKDKNPGVVEYEHDVRAEGFTPGQKLDKKCSAPRGLQGEPQIALGDLAGMETGQPYSPQLEIRVADLCLGQKTEELNLQVVDAAHELPGETHINLMDLDTETSGQTSYHQLKEITQGLTEKGVQTTLVDWDPHSGRLYIPTLSSVENQVCGGVFKCDDPDKEGILLRLYEKQVSGESSEDQKMYLLRFKEQWGLHIEMED; encoded by the exons CTAAAATTGATCCACCCATGGTAAGTGTATCTTCTACTGACAAATCTATTTCAATCGTTCTGACTGCTCCTGAGAAGTGGAAGAGAAGTCCTGAGGAAGAATCCGTATCTCTGCTTCAGGTGTATCCTGGCCTACAGTACAACGTGTCTGTCCTcaacaaaaaaacaaggaagCGG TGGTTCTTCTCCATCAACAACAACACCTTGGTTGTGCCCTGGTTAGAGCCTGGAACAGCTTATTGTGTCAGTGCACAGATACATGTCACCACACCAGTTTTggacagcagcttttccaaagaACATTGCATTGCTACATTGAGAG ATAAAACAGAAGACGAGACTATAACAATCACATTTGGATATGTTATGCCTACCATGCTGgctctcctttttatttctgtgatatGCTATTGTGTGCACAAGTATATTCACAtccacaaacaaaaacatccaACAAACCTG GTATGGCAGTACACTGACAAATGCAAGGAACGGGTTTTCATACCAAGTGAAAAAATAGTTCTCAACCTTATCACTGTTAATGGGGATGACTGTAAGGAATCCAGCCGTctatcagaaaggaaaagtccCCAATATTGCGCTGTTTACAGTGCCACTGAAGGGAAGGATTTGCCTTCTAAACAactgctgaaagcaaaatatttgcttgGTATTTCACATGAAGAGATTTCACTGAAAGAAGATACTTTAGTGGAAGGGGACCAGACTGGACACTGGACATCTCATGGCCAGTCTGGAACACAGAATACTTGGAAAGATAAAAATCCAGGGGTAGTAGAGTATGAACATGATGTAAGGGCTGAAGGATTCACTCCTGGTCAGAAACTAGACAAGAAATGTTCTGCCCCCAGGGGACTACAGGGTGAGCCACAGATTGCTTTGGGGGACTTGGCTGGTATGGAAACAGGACAGCCATATTCCCCCCAACTGGAGATAAGGGTAGCAGACCTTTGTTTGggacagaaaacagaggaacTTAATTTGCAGGTGGTTGATGCAGCACATGAATTGCCAGGTGAGACCCATATCAACTTGATGGACCTGGATACTGAAACATCTGGGCAGACATCCTATCATCAGCTGAAAGAAATCACACAGGGCCTCACAGAGAAAGGTGTGCAGACCACATTAGTTGATTGGGATCCTCACAGTGGAAGACTGTATATTCCTACCTTGTCCAGTGTTGAAAATCAGGTGTGTGGAGGAGTATTCAAGTGTGATGATCCTGACAAAGAAGGAATTTTGCTCAGACTGTATGAGAAACAGGTATCTGGTGAATCATCTGAGGACCAAAAAATGTATCTCCTGCGGTTCAAGGAACAATGGGGACTTCACATAGAAATGGAAgactga